The proteins below come from a single Chitinophaga pinensis DSM 2588 genomic window:
- a CDS encoding GH92 family glycosyl hydrolase yields the protein MKRNRYLISTAILVLGITTSALAQVGAGSTWKPTGNLTYVDPTIGSVGLILEPTRPAMYLPNSMVRVFPSRKDQLEDQINFFPLTIASHRQQSLFGFMPLSGEVNTENWKRSRVYDREKISPCKYSAYLDDTDEITFAPAAHSGYFEIDFTGNTPHYLRLSILNRDGDLTVDGKRAISGRETFNGMSAYFYAEVNADIIGTEYRGDKKQHLFAALGNNPQKIAVRYGVSFISVEQAKANLKKEIPLWTISPLVIKGAAAWNKVLGQINVKGGTDAQKRVFYTSLYRAYERMVNINEYGQYYSAYDHKVHTSDKPFYVDNWLWDTYIALEPLQTLLNPEMEADKIRSYVDMYEQSGWMPSFAVAHGDMPCMTGNHAAAWMADAWFKGVRNFDIAKAYEGLKKNSLQATLLPWRNGPATSLDTFYTEHGYMPSLKPDEKETVKEVDDFERRQAVAVTLENSYDDWCIAQLAKAAGHPEDIPLFLKRATNYKNVYRADKGFMWPKDADGNWIEPFDPKFSGGQGGRDYFTENNAYTYNWDVKHDLTGLFDLMGGKAKAEEKLDQLFRENLGRSKYNLWYTFPDATGMVGQFVMGNEPSFHIPYLYNYTGAPWKTQKRIRMLLDTWYTDNLFGIPGDEDGGGMTAFVVFSMMGFCPVTPGIPVYNIGSPVFSEITIKLFSGKTFTISAPGSSATKKYIQRATLNGQPLNVPWFTHEDLLKGGVLELVMSESPNKEWGTGAQAAPPSSLNYSPAGK from the coding sequence ATGAAAAGAAACAGGTACTTGATAAGTACAGCCATTTTAGTCTTAGGAATTACCACGTCAGCGTTGGCTCAGGTGGGTGCAGGCAGCACCTGGAAACCTACAGGAAATTTAACTTATGTAGATCCCACTATCGGTAGTGTGGGACTGATTCTGGAGCCTACCAGGCCCGCTATGTATCTGCCAAACAGTATGGTGAGGGTATTCCCTTCCCGGAAAGATCAGCTGGAAGATCAGATCAACTTTTTTCCACTGACAATAGCCTCTCATCGTCAGCAAAGCCTTTTTGGCTTTATGCCGCTTTCCGGTGAGGTGAATACCGAAAACTGGAAGCGTTCAAGAGTGTATGACCGGGAAAAGATATCACCTTGCAAATATTCTGCATATCTGGATGATACTGACGAGATCACATTTGCACCCGCAGCTCACAGCGGATATTTTGAGATTGACTTTACAGGTAATACGCCGCATTACCTGCGTCTGAGCATCCTCAACCGTGACGGAGATTTGACCGTAGACGGTAAACGCGCTATCAGTGGCCGGGAAACTTTCAACGGTATGAGCGCTTATTTTTATGCGGAAGTGAATGCGGATATCATCGGTACCGAATACCGCGGAGATAAGAAACAGCACCTGTTTGCCGCATTGGGTAACAATCCGCAGAAAATAGCCGTACGCTACGGTGTTTCCTTCATCAGCGTAGAACAGGCGAAAGCTAACCTGAAGAAAGAAATTCCTTTATGGACGATTTCACCGCTCGTGATTAAAGGTGCAGCAGCCTGGAACAAGGTGCTGGGTCAGATTAATGTAAAAGGTGGTACAGACGCACAGAAGCGGGTATTCTATACCTCCCTGTACCGCGCTTACGAGCGCATGGTGAATATCAACGAGTACGGTCAGTACTACAGCGCCTACGATCATAAAGTACATACTTCCGACAAGCCTTTCTATGTGGATAACTGGCTATGGGATACCTACATCGCACTGGAACCACTCCAAACACTGTTAAATCCGGAAATGGAAGCCGATAAGATCCGCTCTTATGTGGATATGTACGAGCAGAGCGGCTGGATGCCTTCATTCGCAGTAGCGCATGGTGATATGCCTTGTATGACAGGTAACCACGCAGCGGCATGGATGGCAGATGCCTGGTTCAAAGGCGTACGCAATTTCGATATTGCAAAGGCATATGAAGGACTGAAAAAGAACTCCTTACAGGCTACTTTACTGCCCTGGAGAAACGGTCCTGCTACCTCGCTGGATACATTCTACACAGAACATGGTTATATGCCTTCCCTGAAACCGGACGAGAAAGAAACCGTGAAGGAAGTAGATGATTTTGAACGCCGTCAGGCAGTAGCGGTAACACTGGAAAACAGCTATGACGACTGGTGTATTGCCCAACTGGCAAAAGCAGCTGGTCATCCGGAAGACATTCCGTTGTTCCTGAAACGTGCCACTAACTACAAAAATGTATATCGTGCAGATAAAGGCTTTATGTGGCCGAAAGATGCAGATGGTAACTGGATAGAACCTTTTGATCCTAAGTTCTCCGGCGGACAGGGCGGACGTGACTATTTCACGGAAAACAATGCTTACACCTATAACTGGGATGTAAAACATGACCTGACCGGCTTATTTGACCTGATGGGTGGAAAAGCAAAGGCAGAGGAAAAACTGGATCAGTTATTCCGTGAAAACCTGGGTCGTAGTAAATACAATCTCTGGTATACCTTCCCGGATGCAACTGGTATGGTAGGTCAGTTTGTAATGGGAAATGAACCAAGTTTCCACATTCCTTACCTCTACAATTACACCGGTGCGCCATGGAAAACACAGAAACGTATCCGTATGCTGCTGGATACCTGGTATACTGACAACCTGTTTGGCATTCCAGGAGATGAAGATGGTGGTGGTATGACCGCATTTGTGGTATTCTCCATGATGGGTTTCTGTCCGGTAACCCCTGGTATTCCGGTGTATAATATCGGTAGCCCGGTGTTCTCTGAGATTACCATCAAATTGTTCAGTGGTAAGACATTCACGATATCAGCACCAGGTAGTTCTGCTACTAAAAAGTATATCCAGCGTGCTACGCTGAACGGTCAGCCGCTCAATGTACCCTGGTTTACACATGAAGACCTGCTGAAAGGTGGTGTACTGGAACTGGTAATGAGCGAATCGCCTAATAAAGAATGGGGTACAGGAGCGCAGGCAGCGCCGCCTTCTTCCCTCAATTACAGCCCGGCGGGAAAATAA
- a CDS encoding type IX secretion system membrane protein PorP/SprF produces the protein MQLKGMITAIILVLALPVQVLAQQQPHYTQYVLNTFIINPAVAGIENYWDVKASHRHQWTGVNGSPVTTYLTIHGPLRKTDYPQASATGFNPEGSNPRGKAYWETYTAPPSHAGAGVTILNDKTGPLSRFSFSGTYAHHIGIAPGTSLSAGISVGAQRISLDATALEFQNPSDPAIASSTVLGRWRPDVSAGLYLYSSQYFAGISAQNVVPSGIGFDDGKVKGDSIYRGKLVPHLFATAGYRLWVNEEVSLLPSVMIKYVTALPVSFDVNAKLQYRDRIWVGGSYRYNDGIAAMVGINVNATFNIGYSYDYTTSGLNIASHGSHEMVLGIMIGNRFADLCPRNMW, from the coding sequence ATGCAGCTGAAGGGCATGATAACAGCGATAATACTTGTACTGGCCTTGCCGGTACAGGTATTGGCGCAACAGCAACCACACTATACACAGTATGTACTGAACACGTTTATCATTAATCCTGCCGTAGCGGGGATAGAGAATTACTGGGATGTAAAGGCCAGTCATCGTCATCAGTGGACGGGTGTGAATGGAAGTCCGGTCACCACCTATCTCACCATACACGGTCCTTTGCGTAAAACAGACTATCCGCAGGCATCTGCAACGGGTTTTAATCCGGAAGGATCCAACCCCAGAGGGAAGGCGTATTGGGAGACTTATACAGCCCCTCCTTCACATGCAGGCGCAGGAGTTACTATCCTGAATGACAAGACAGGACCGCTGAGCAGGTTTTCCTTCAGCGGTACGTATGCACATCATATCGGGATAGCGCCGGGTACCAGTCTGAGTGCAGGTATCAGTGTCGGTGCGCAACGCATCTCCCTGGATGCGACCGCCTTAGAGTTCCAGAATCCTTCTGATCCAGCCATCGCTTCCAGCACCGTATTAGGCCGTTGGAGGCCGGACGTGAGCGCAGGGCTGTATCTCTATTCATCACAATATTTTGCCGGTATTTCCGCTCAGAATGTAGTGCCTTCAGGGATTGGTTTTGATGATGGGAAAGTAAAAGGAGACAGCATCTACAGAGGCAAACTGGTACCACATTTATTTGCGACGGCGGGATACCGCTTGTGGGTAAATGAGGAGGTGAGTCTGCTGCCTTCAGTAATGATCAAATATGTGACGGCATTGCCTGTGAGCTTTGATGTCAATGCCAAACTGCAATACCGGGACCGCATATGGGTAGGCGGATCTTACCGCTATAACGATGGTATTGCTGCAATGGTGGGGATTAATGTGAATGCCACTTTTAACATCGGGTATTCTTACGACTATACAACTTCCGGACTGAATATAGCCAGCCATGGTTCTCATGAAATGGTATTGGGTATTATGATCGGGAATCGCTTTGCGGATCTGTGTCCGCGTAATATGTGGTAA
- a CDS encoding T9SS C-terminal target domain-containing protein, with protein MTTFVTNIFKNMQAAVRTGAAACLLTLCGVSAMAQGLSNRGKEFWVGYGHHQFMEPGFTNSQNMVVYLSAEEAANVTISIDGTAWSRTYNIPANTVIVSDLIPKAGSVDARLYSVPPSYGGTGGEGVFSNKGIHIISDVPIVAYAHIYGSVSSGATMLMPVSTWGYSYISLNSQQSFANDCFSWMYVVAKEDNTMVEINPSESSRNGRPANVPFTVTLNRGDIYQLVGAPLGGGKGKELTGTTVRSIANASGKCFPIAVFSGSSRTSINCPGSTAGTSGDNNMQQVFPYQAWGKRYLTAPISGRVATSFQTNLYKVVVKDPSTVVKRNGVVLTGLSHSCYEFISNTADYIEADKPVLLAQFMASQGGCPNTTGIGDPEMIYLSPIEQATKKVAFYRNNVEKIEVNGLLLVIPDNGIPSLKIDGQPTFDLSYPHPNLPGYTVVVKRWTAAAAQCTVQSDSAFNATTYGLGDFESYGYNAGTFINNLNAIGQIHNQADTSRAMHPFTCVNTPLDLSVLLTYQPTKLEWQLSKLGANINPAADVLQDSPAPAKQLVIEGVQYYQYTLPQPYRFPNAGYYDITVLSTAPHIDNCNNTEEVNFTVAVKGKPDAVAAYTFSTACELDTAYFAGKDSSNGYKLTQWKWVFPGGVTSALQQTDQHLNAGTQAITLAVATEDGCVADTSFNLTVYNKPVADFAATTAAICAGSTVTFNDKAAYVGTAPIKEWNWDFGNGTSKTNTTNAATTAAYTDYKTYTVSQVVKVSDLCVSDTVKKTVTVYAAPVASFTYPDDCITQGTPVQFTSTATASDGQAIATYTWDFGDANATPVNPNTSTVNNPLHSYTYYGSYKIRHSVTTVNGCVKDTLVTATFNVKPVLTYASIPAVCESVKGTVSIALAGVTNGVTGAGIYRGPYIDAAGNFNPSAARAGTHTVTYVFTADSGCKDSVTANVNVLPAPLADFSLTADVCLGSVVTITDQSTVGSGSIITWNWQLGDGTTATQNNNNPFSQLYTAAGTYAVKLSVVSDNGCVSDTTTKNAVVHALPVANFNPSAAICMPEGNAVFTNLSTAANTYEWNFGDGSATATDRNPSHVFTTAGSYNVTLSVVSAYGCTHDTTKTLSAFFNKPTAAFTASPDTLCQGTDNFFADNSTVDNGAISAWSWEFGDGSSDNIADPVKRYQEPGAYTVQLTVTSTAGCISEPFTAPVTVYLQPVVDAGPSFVVAEGSVVQFAPVVNNENELTFRWTPATDLSNPDILRPVLTVTADAVYTLTATGLGGCTASDDLSVKVFKEVKVPNAFSPNGDGINDTWVLTNLSDYPECSVEIFNRYGQKIFQSTGYKTAWDGTMNGHPLPLATYYYVIKIKNGSAPLTGYVVLVR; from the coding sequence ATGACGACATTCGTAACCAACATTTTCAAAAACATGCAGGCAGCAGTCCGTACAGGCGCTGCTGCCTGCTTACTCACACTGTGCGGCGTTAGCGCGATGGCTCAGGGACTGTCCAACAGAGGTAAGGAATTCTGGGTTGGTTATGGACACCATCAGTTTATGGAACCCGGCTTCACCAATAGTCAGAACATGGTAGTGTACCTGAGTGCCGAAGAAGCTGCTAACGTGACTATAAGCATTGATGGAACCGCATGGTCAAGAACATATAATATTCCCGCTAACACCGTGATCGTAAGCGATCTCATTCCTAAAGCCGGCTCTGTAGATGCGAGGCTGTATTCTGTACCGCCTTCTTATGGTGGTACCGGTGGGGAAGGAGTCTTTAGCAACAAAGGTATTCATATCATAAGCGACGTACCGATCGTAGCTTATGCACATATTTACGGAAGCGTATCCTCCGGTGCTACAATGCTGATGCCGGTATCTACCTGGGGCTATTCTTATATCTCATTAAATAGCCAGCAGAGCTTTGCAAATGACTGTTTTTCCTGGATGTATGTCGTCGCGAAGGAAGACAATACGATGGTTGAGATTAACCCCTCTGAGTCGAGCCGTAACGGACGTCCAGCTAACGTACCGTTTACGGTGACGCTCAACAGAGGCGATATCTACCAGCTGGTAGGTGCGCCGCTCGGTGGCGGTAAAGGAAAAGAACTGACAGGTACGACTGTCCGCTCCATCGCCAATGCATCCGGTAAGTGTTTCCCCATAGCCGTATTTTCCGGTAGTAGCCGAACAAGTATCAATTGTCCGGGTAGTACCGCAGGCACCAGCGGAGATAATAATATGCAGCAGGTATTTCCCTATCAGGCATGGGGAAAACGTTACCTGACAGCTCCTATCTCCGGCAGAGTAGCCACTAGTTTCCAGACCAACTTATACAAAGTGGTCGTGAAAGATCCTTCTACTGTCGTAAAACGGAATGGTGTTGTACTGACGGGATTGTCTCATTCCTGCTACGAGTTTATCAGCAACACCGCCGATTATATTGAAGCTGACAAGCCGGTATTACTGGCGCAGTTTATGGCCTCTCAGGGTGGTTGTCCGAATACTACCGGTATAGGAGATCCTGAAATGATCTATCTCAGTCCTATTGAACAGGCCACGAAGAAAGTAGCCTTCTACAGGAATAATGTGGAAAAGATCGAAGTAAACGGCCTATTACTCGTGATTCCTGACAACGGTATTCCTTCGCTGAAAATAGATGGTCAGCCTACTTTTGATCTGAGTTATCCACATCCGAACCTGCCAGGATATACCGTGGTAGTGAAACGCTGGACAGCCGCCGCTGCACAATGTACCGTACAGAGTGATTCGGCTTTTAATGCTACTACTTATGGTCTGGGTGATTTTGAGAGCTACGGATACAATGCTGGTACTTTTATCAATAACCTGAATGCAATAGGGCAGATCCACAATCAGGCCGATACATCCAGGGCAATGCATCCATTCACCTGTGTGAATACGCCCCTGGATCTCTCTGTATTGCTGACCTATCAGCCTACAAAACTGGAATGGCAACTGAGTAAACTGGGCGCGAATATCAACCCTGCTGCGGATGTTTTGCAAGATTCACCGGCGCCTGCCAAACAACTGGTGATAGAAGGTGTACAGTATTACCAATATACATTACCACAGCCATATAGATTTCCGAATGCCGGTTATTATGATATTACCGTGTTATCCACAGCGCCGCATATTGACAACTGTAACAATACAGAAGAAGTCAATTTCACAGTAGCGGTGAAAGGGAAGCCAGATGCCGTTGCTGCTTATACTTTCTCTACTGCCTGTGAACTGGATACGGCGTATTTCGCAGGTAAAGACAGCAGTAATGGCTATAAATTGACCCAATGGAAATGGGTTTTCCCGGGTGGTGTTACATCCGCTTTACAGCAGACGGATCAGCACCTGAATGCAGGCACACAAGCCATCACGTTAGCAGTAGCTACGGAAGATGGTTGTGTGGCAGATACAAGCTTTAACCTGACAGTTTATAACAAACCGGTGGCAGATTTTGCCGCTACAACGGCGGCAATCTGCGCTGGTAGTACCGTTACTTTCAATGACAAGGCCGCCTATGTAGGTACTGCGCCAATAAAAGAATGGAACTGGGATTTTGGTAATGGTACCAGTAAAACGAATACCACCAACGCTGCCACAACAGCGGCCTATACGGACTACAAAACCTATACGGTCAGCCAGGTGGTGAAAGTAAGCGACCTCTGTGTGAGCGATACCGTAAAGAAAACAGTGACGGTATACGCTGCGCCGGTAGCCTCCTTTACCTATCCGGATGATTGTATCACACAGGGTACACCTGTACAGTTTACAAGTACTGCAACTGCCTCTGACGGACAGGCAATAGCTACTTATACCTGGGATTTCGGAGACGCCAATGCAACACCTGTCAATCCCAATACATCAACTGTCAACAATCCTTTACATTCCTATACCTACTATGGTTCCTATAAAATCCGGCACAGTGTGACGACCGTAAACGGTTGTGTGAAAGACACGTTGGTAACAGCTACTTTCAACGTAAAGCCTGTACTGACTTATGCGAGTATTCCAGCTGTTTGCGAAAGCGTAAAGGGCACCGTGTCCATTGCGCTTGCCGGGGTTACGAATGGCGTGACCGGGGCCGGTATCTACCGGGGCCCGTATATTGATGCTGCCGGCAATTTTAATCCGTCGGCAGCCCGTGCCGGCACACATACCGTCACATATGTGTTCACTGCGGATAGCGGATGTAAAGACTCTGTTACTGCCAACGTCAATGTACTGCCTGCACCTCTTGCTGATTTCTCGCTTACTGCGGATGTGTGCCTGGGAAGTGTAGTGACTATCACCGATCAATCTACGGTAGGCAGTGGTAGCATTATTACCTGGAACTGGCAGTTGGGAGATGGTACGACTGCTACGCAGAACAACAACAACCCTTTCAGTCAGCTGTATACAGCCGCAGGTACGTATGCCGTAAAACTGTCTGTCGTGAGTGATAATGGCTGTGTAAGCGATACCACTACCAAGAACGCTGTTGTACACGCATTACCGGTCGCCAATTTCAATCCGTCTGCAGCGATCTGTATGCCGGAGGGAAACGCAGTATTTACCAACTTATCTACCGCCGCAAATACTTATGAATGGAATTTCGGTGATGGCAGTGCCACTGCTACTGACAGAAACCCTTCACATGTTTTTACAACGGCAGGTAGCTACAATGTGACCTTATCGGTCGTATCTGCTTATGGCTGTACACATGATACCACTAAAACACTCAGCGCATTTTTCAATAAACCTACAGCTGCTTTTACAGCCTCTCCTGATACCTTATGTCAGGGTACAGACAATTTCTTCGCCGATAACAGTACAGTTGATAATGGCGCTATTAGTGCCTGGTCCTGGGAGTTTGGTGATGGTAGTTCCGACAATATCGCGGACCCTGTGAAGCGATACCAGGAACCGGGTGCTTACACTGTACAACTGACGGTGACAAGTACTGCAGGTTGTATCTCCGAGCCATTTACCGCACCGGTAACCGTGTATTTACAACCTGTAGTAGATGCCGGGCCTTCATTCGTGGTAGCAGAAGGATCTGTTGTACAATTCGCACCTGTTGTAAATAATGAAAACGAACTCACTTTCAGATGGACGCCTGCTACTGATCTGTCCAATCCGGATATCCTGCGGCCTGTACTGACCGTAACAGCAGATGCGGTATATACCCTGACTGCTACCGGCCTTGGTGGTTGTACCGCCAGTGATGACCTGTCTGTAAAAGTATTCAAAGAAGTAAAAGTCCCCAATGCTTTTTCTCCGAATGGAGATGGCATCAATGATACCTGGGTATTGACCAACCTGTCTGATTACCCGGAGTGTTCTGTTGAAATCTTTAACCGTTATGGACAGAAGATATTTCAGTCCACCGGTTATAAAACAGCATGGGATGGTACGATGAATGGACATCCGCTGCCACTCGCTACTTACTATTATGTCATAAAAATAAAGAATGGATCTGCGCCGCTGACTGGTTATGTAGTGTTGGTGAGATAA
- a CDS encoding OmpA family protein — protein MKKVFLTMIALSAMQLVWAQHKVSYLKAADSYYKQADYYSASMYYEKYLAVNIKAAAKEGYNPYTAPGGTAKPAPSADEVLAAYQLGDSYRHLHDHDKAAPLFAKVVAADSSRFPLAAYYYGESLRALARYDAAEAAFKDFLSRYDKKDAYSSAAAQELRNLPFIREQLQQKEQSDYHIRKASAALNAGGASYAPVWAGDQLIYTSTKESNYTNRIYLAKDTAAVTSRAGIPQAAKTHQGAVSISADGNVMYLTQWTTADGKKSAAIYSSYKEGDKWSEPVKLDAVINAAGANTQQPFIMSDGRHLLFASDRAGGLGGYDLWSAELDAAGKPLSVQNLGPAINTSSDEEAPFFHPASGTLVFASNGRTGMGGFDLYYAKGNLTKWETPVNFGYPVNDVKDDMYFFSRSKSEYILEDAWFSSDRSAECCLELFSLHLAPPPPPVKEEPVVAVTPPPTLADTILNAPVNTAITMQEIYYEVNEFILTPASHPALDKLVALLKDHPQMEIEISAHTDNTGSAAYNQQLSEKRALNCVAYLVDKGIDKKRLQYKGYGATKPVAPNTNPDGTDNPEGRRLNRRIELRILKQ, from the coding sequence ATGAAGAAAGTATTTCTGACAATGATAGCCCTGTCCGCGATGCAGCTGGTATGGGCACAACATAAAGTGAGTTATCTGAAAGCCGCGGATAGCTATTACAAACAGGCAGATTATTATTCAGCTTCTATGTACTATGAAAAGTACCTGGCTGTGAATATCAAAGCTGCTGCTAAAGAAGGATATAATCCATATACAGCGCCGGGTGGTACGGCGAAGCCTGCACCTTCAGCAGATGAAGTGCTGGCGGCTTATCAGTTGGGTGATAGTTATCGTCACTTACACGATCATGATAAGGCAGCGCCTTTATTTGCAAAAGTAGTAGCGGCTGATAGCAGCCGTTTCCCGCTGGCAGCTTATTACTACGGAGAAAGTTTACGTGCACTGGCAAGATATGATGCCGCTGAAGCTGCGTTCAAAGATTTCCTGTCCCGCTATGATAAAAAGGATGCATACAGTAGTGCGGCAGCGCAGGAGCTACGTAACCTGCCTTTTATCCGCGAACAGTTACAGCAAAAAGAGCAGTCCGATTACCATATAAGAAAAGCGTCCGCCGCGCTTAATGCCGGCGGCGCTTCTTATGCGCCTGTATGGGCAGGTGATCAGTTAATATATACTTCTACTAAAGAATCCAATTACACCAACCGTATCTATCTGGCGAAAGATACGGCTGCTGTTACCAGCCGCGCCGGTATTCCACAGGCAGCAAAGACCCATCAGGGTGCTGTAAGTATTTCCGCTGATGGGAATGTAATGTATCTCACACAATGGACGACCGCTGATGGCAAGAAGTCAGCAGCTATCTATTCCAGCTATAAAGAAGGGGATAAATGGAGCGAACCGGTTAAACTGGATGCGGTGATCAATGCCGCAGGCGCTAATACGCAACAGCCTTTTATCATGTCTGATGGCCGCCATCTGTTGTTTGCCAGCGACAGGGCAGGAGGGCTGGGAGGATATGACCTCTGGAGCGCGGAACTGGATGCTGCAGGTAAACCATTGTCTGTACAAAATCTTGGACCAGCCATTAATACTTCTTCGGATGAAGAAGCACCTTTCTTTCATCCTGCTTCCGGCACCCTGGTGTTTGCCAGCAATGGCCGGACAGGTATGGGAGGTTTTGATCTCTATTATGCAAAGGGTAATCTGACGAAATGGGAAACGCCTGTCAACTTCGGTTATCCGGTGAATGATGTGAAGGATGATATGTATTTCTTCAGCCGCAGCAAATCGGAATATATCCTGGAAGATGCCTGGTTCTCTTCCGACCGTTCTGCAGAATGTTGCCTGGAATTATTCAGTCTGCACCTGGCGCCACCGCCGCCGCCTGTGAAAGAAGAACCTGTAGTGGCTGTGACTCCTCCGCCAACCCTGGCCGATACCATCCTGAATGCGCCGGTGAATACAGCCATTACCATGCAGGAGATTTACTACGAAGTGAACGAATTTATACTGACGCCTGCTTCTCATCCGGCGCTGGACAAACTGGTGGCTTTACTGAAAGACCATCCGCAGATGGAAATAGAGATCAGTGCACATACGGATAACACAGGTTCTGCCGCTTACAACCAGCAACTGTCAGAAAAACGTGCACTGAACTGTGTGGCTTACCTGGTGGATAAAGGTATCGACAAGAAACGTTTACAATACAAGGGATATGGCGCTACCAAACCGGTAGCACCTAATACCAATCCTGACGGAACAGATAATCCGGAAGGCAGAAGACTGAACAGACGTATCGAACTGAGGATCTTAAAACAGTAG
- a CDS encoding PorP/SprF family type IX secretion system membrane protein: MRTFTKALLMLCLVGLTGKKLQAQSDPHFSGYYVYPAWLNPALTGVFDGDYRVSAIYRSQWGSVSSPFKTYGIAGEVKTNNNINFGASVLNQKAGDGGYNYTTAYGSASYTGVRLGAFEQHRLVFGLQMGLIQRRFDPAKLHFGDQWNPITGYNPGQATNDMFNKTTSAAFDAGAGVLYYDAQPGKKYNLYGGFSVMHLNKPSDQFSATGDARIPMRTTAHAGVRVTISELFSLTPNVLYMKQGAASEKMLGAYGQYAVSAETDVMLGANYRLKDAFSVYTGVSYKSFMLGLSYDVNSSDLGKITRGNNSFELSLSFIGRKSVKTPAGDFVCPRL, from the coding sequence ATGAGAACTTTTACCAAAGCATTGTTGATGCTGTGCTTAGTGGGCCTGACCGGTAAAAAGCTGCAGGCGCAATCCGACCCGCACTTCTCCGGTTACTATGTGTATCCGGCATGGTTGAATCCTGCGCTGACAGGTGTATTTGATGGCGACTACCGTGTATCTGCCATCTATCGTTCTCAGTGGGGAAGTGTGAGCAGCCCTTTTAAAACCTATGGTATTGCAGGAGAAGTGAAGACGAATAACAATATCAACTTCGGCGCCAGTGTACTGAATCAGAAAGCAGGAGACGGAGGATATAACTATACGACTGCCTATGGTAGCGCTTCTTATACAGGTGTACGCCTGGGTGCATTCGAACAACACAGGCTGGTATTTGGTCTCCAGATGGGACTGATCCAACGCAGATTTGATCCGGCTAAACTCCACTTTGGTGATCAATGGAATCCTATCACTGGTTACAATCCTGGCCAGGCTACCAATGACATGTTCAACAAAACAACTTCCGCCGCTTTTGATGCAGGCGCCGGTGTATTGTACTATGATGCACAGCCGGGTAAGAAATATAATCTCTATGGTGGTTTTTCTGTCATGCACCTGAATAAACCAAGTGATCAGTTCAGCGCTACCGGCGATGCCCGCATCCCTATGCGTACCACTGCACATGCCGGTGTAAGAGTGACCATTTCAGAACTGTTCAGCCTCACGCCCAACGTCCTGTATATGAAGCAGGGTGCAGCGTCTGAGAAGATGCTGGGTGCTTATGGTCAATACGCTGTATCAGCTGAAACAGATGTCATGCTGGGGGCTAACTATCGTCTCAAAGATGCATTCTCTGTCTATACAGGGGTAAGCTATAAAAGCTTTATGCTCGGATTGAGCTATGATGTCAACTCTTCTGATCTGGGTAAGATCACCAGGGGTAATAACAGCTTCGAACTCTCTTTATCATTCATTGGCAGGAAGTCAGTGAAAACACCAGCCGGTGATTTCGTTTGCCCAAGGTTATAA
- a CDS encoding collagen-like protein, producing the protein MRKMSLYALMLCGIIFFGACGKDGETGPAGAKGDTGAAGPAGTPGKDATSGIIYSDWLDVTFTAVKEETDDNGNGVLDTIFFGAQIEAEKITDEILSTGDVRVFINTYSDAEKDIAPLPYVSPVTGATISPSFSTGLITLLANGPFNTFTDGTAKYQQYRYVIIPGGAEARKAAGIDWNDYKQVKAYLHLKD; encoded by the coding sequence ATGAGAAAGATGTCATTGTATGCTTTAATGTTATGCGGTATTATTTTCTTCGGTGCATGTGGTAAAGATGGTGAAACTGGTCCTGCGGGCGCAAAAGGTGATACCGGTGCAGCTGGTCCTGCCGGTACGCCTGGTAAAGATGCCACTTCCGGTATTATCTATTCTGACTGGCTGGATGTCACCTTCACCGCTGTAAAGGAAGAAACAGATGACAACGGTAATGGCGTACTCGATACAATCTTCTTCGGCGCACAGATCGAAGCAGAAAAGATCACGGACGAGATCCTGTCTACCGGCGATGTAAGAGTATTTATCAATACTTATTCTGACGCAGAGAAAGATATCGCACCTTTGCCATATGTGAGTCCGGTGACCGGCGCTACGATCAGCCCGTCTTTTTCCACTGGTCTGATCACACTGCTGGCAAACGGTCCGTTCAACACTTTTACAGATGGTACAGCAAAATATCAGCAATACAGATATGTAATTATTCCCGGTGGTGCTGAAGCCCGTAAAGCCGCTGGTATCGACTGGAATGACTACAAACAGGTGAAAGCTTACCTGCACCTGAAAGACTAA